From Kangiella sp. TOML190, one genomic window encodes:
- a CDS encoding ATP/GTP-binding protein — protein MIKKYTFENFQSYLEECHVDFTVNKKSAHSYYDYELEDGSKIAKVMAVLGANGSGKSNLLKPLSFLSWFIPNSFGSLERNEGIPILPYLLNQECSTKIELEFLVPRFSDGSEEVEYKYFIELNERMVLNESLKVKTSKLYSNVISRTYNENIGKYDVKNSADYGVDLKRTVLEKAPENCSIISYILTLLSEDDLLTDKTNSCTALAAKYFQANSTNIRAIGRSPFHETMDDATDFYLEHPDFFEKIKSLLMKYDLGISDIKLEQKILLDSRTGKETEKVIPIFLHEVDGGSFEIPIFLESSGTQSAYCILAIITETLASGGVAILDEFDNDLHPLLTMEIIELFKDDSININNSQLLFNTHTVEVLKMLRKQHCYLVEKKDGKSEAYRADEVEGLLARDNLYAKYISGALGAVPEFD, from the coding sequence ACGATTATGAACTAGAGGATGGCTCAAAAATTGCTAAAGTGATGGCTGTTTTAGGTGCAAATGGATCTGGAAAATCTAATTTGTTGAAGCCGTTATCATTTTTATCTTGGTTTATACCTAATTCTTTTGGCAGTTTAGAGCGTAATGAAGGTATACCAATTCTTCCTTATTTATTAAATCAAGAATGCTCAACCAAAATTGAGTTAGAGTTTTTAGTGCCTCGATTCTCTGACGGAAGTGAGGAAGTTGAGTATAAGTATTTCATTGAGCTTAATGAAAGAATGGTTTTAAATGAATCATTAAAAGTAAAGACATCTAAACTTTATTCAAATGTTATTTCTCGTACTTATAATGAAAATATAGGTAAATACGATGTAAAAAACAGTGCAGACTATGGCGTGGATTTAAAGAGAACCGTGCTAGAGAAAGCTCCAGAAAACTGCTCTATTATTTCGTACATACTCACCTTGCTATCAGAGGACGACCTCCTCACGGATAAGACCAATAGCTGTACAGCGTTAGCTGCTAAATATTTCCAAGCTAATAGTACCAATATCAGAGCTATCGGTAGGAGCCCTTTCCATGAAACTATGGACGATGCAACTGATTTCTATTTAGAACACCCAGATTTTTTTGAAAAGATTAAGTCGCTCTTAATGAAATATGATCTTGGTATCTCTGACATTAAATTAGAGCAAAAGATTTTATTAGATAGTCGAACTGGGAAAGAAACGGAAAAAGTAATCCCTATTTTCTTGCATGAAGTAGATGGTGGATCTTTTGAAATCCCAATCTTTTTAGAATCTAGTGGTACACAAAGTGCATATTGTATCTTAGCTATTATTACTGAAACTCTTGCATCAGGCGGCGTTGCTATTCTTGATGAATTTGACAATGACTTGCATCCATTATTAACAATGGAGATTATTGAGTTATTTAAAGATGACTCTATAAATATTAATAACTCACAATTATTGTTTAATACTCATACAGTAGAAGTTTTGAAAATGCTCAGAAAGCAGCATTGCTATCTTGTCGAGAAGAAAGATGGCAAGTCAGAAGCATATCGAGCCGATGAAGTAGAAGGTCTACTAGCAAGGGATAATTTATACGCAAAATACATATCGGGTGCTTTAGGTGCTGTGCCGGAGTTTGATTAA